The Ignavibacteria bacterium DNA window CGAATTTTATATTTGTTCACAACGTTTGTCATTTGAATGCGCGAGCCGAGTTCTCCCGATTGTGCTACACACGCAAAGATACTCACGTGCGATTTTGCAAGGTCGTCAAGAATAATTTGCGGCATATCATTGAGAGGACGTTGCGCATAATTTTCCAGAACAAACAGAGAAAATTCTGAGCCAACGTTGATGATTTCGTGCACTAACGAAGCGGCAATTTCAAAACATTCGTTGTCGGTGATGATTGTAACTCGCTCATTGCGTTGTAAGCGCAAACAAGTACCGATGGCATTATGTGCGCCGAGTGAAAGTTCGGAATCAAAAATATTATCTTGCGGCGTATTTGTATTGTTGTATTGCGGCATAAATTATTGTAAACCAATGTGTGTTTCTGAAATAATATAATCAACAACTTTTTTGACATCTTGTGTTTTGTTCCACACATCAAGTTGTCTATCGGCGCCGGTTCCCATTGCGGCGATGTTCATGAGGTAATTCACATCGTTGCGGCAATCAAGTTCGTCAACCACATCGTCAACAAATTCAATCAGTTCCATCATCAATAATTTTGCATCCACTTCTTCTTGCTTTCCCAAATCAATAAGTTTTCCTTGGATACCATATCGAGCGGCGCGCCATTTATTTTCATTGAGTAAAATTCTTCGGTATAAACGAAAACCGAGATTTGCTTTGATGAGTTTGTATAATTTTGCTGTGATTGCCTGAGCAGTTGCCGCAAGAGCAATAGTTTCATCAACGCGCATTGGTAAATCGAAGACGCGATATTCAATGGTATCAAAAAACGGATGAATGCGCACATCCCACCAAATTTTTTTAGGATTGTCAATACAGTTCAATTTGATGAGCCAACTGATATAATTATCGTATTCCGAAAGACTCACAAAATGGTCGGGAATTCCTGTACGCGGAAATCGTTCGAAAATTTTTGTGCGATACGATTTAAATCCTGTATTTCTTCCGAGCCAAAAAGGAGAGTTCGTAGAAAATGCGAGAAGGTGCGGAAGAAAATAACGCGCGGCATTCATAATGTTAATGGCAATTTCGCGATTTGGAAGCCCAACGTGAACATGAAGTCCGAAAATTAAATTTGCGCGCGCGACATCCTGCATATCATCTACAATAGTTTTGTAACGCGGATGTTCAGTAATTTTTTGTTTTGACCAATGAGAAAAAGGATGTGTTCCTGCCGCCGCTATGCGTAATCCGCTTTCTTTTGCAAGTTGTGCAAGTGTACTTCGAAGTTGAATTACTTCTTTGCGAGCGGCTGTAATGTTTTCGCAAATGTTTGTTCCAACTTCAACGACGGATTGATGCATTTCCGGTTTTACTTGTTCCAAAAGCACACGTTTTCCTTGTTCGAGAATTTGATTGATGTGGGAACGCAATTCTCGCGTTTCCGGATCAACGATTTGAAATTCTTCTTCTATTCCGAGTGTGAATAATTTTTTTTCTGACATAGTTTTATCAATAATAGAATTTTTATTATCTCATTACCACAAGTTTCTTCATACTTACCAAATCTACTTGCGCAGACTTTCAACAACGCATCGGTAACGCCAACGTCGTCGGCAGTAAGTGCAATTGTTGCAGAGTCGAGTGTGGTTATTGTGAGTGTTTTGGATGAATCGTATCTCGTGTTTCCCCGCAATCGGTATGCTTTGTAGGTATAGGTGCGTCCGCGGAAAAGTGTTGTATCGAGGAGGAGCGTATCTTGTGCAACGAGCGTATCGGTAATAAAGTGTACGCCATTTTTAAAGAGAGAAAAACTTCTCGGCGGTTTTGTCTCTGTAAAATGTAATCGCAATACTATTCTTGTAATACCAATACTTTCAGTAGATATGCTTACCGTCGGTATATACTCCGGCATAGGAGGAATTTCTCTGCATTTCAATAAAAGCAAAAGAATAATCACTCCAGTATAGACAATTCGGAGAAACACCAAAAATATTTTTTTTGGAATATTCATTCTGTGATACAATACATATCACTTCTTTTTGTTTTTTACCGGTTTTTTCGTTGTAGTTGTTTTCACTGATGTCGAATACGTTTTCACAAATTCTCCCCACGAAAGATTATTTTTTCCTTCGATATGCTCTTTTGCTTTTCTTATACACATATTCGCAACTGCTTCAACAATCCACGCAAAATTTTCTTTGCCAACGGAATGAACATCGGCATCGGGAGCAGGATTGCAAAAATCTATTGCGTACGGTATACCATCGCGAACCGCAAATTCAACAGTATTGAGATCGTATCCGAGCCAGTGATTCAATTGTACAACATACTGTTCTATCAATTCGAGTAATTTTTTTTCTATGGGTTTTGGATTGCGAACATAGCGAAGATGATGCGGTTCTTTTGGCGCATACTGCATAATATGAACATCGCGTTGGTCAACACAGTAGCAACGGAAATAATCCGTAAAATCAATTTCTTCCTGCAACATCATTACGAGTTGTCCAGTTTGATTATATGCTTCAAAAAATTCTTCACTGGATTTTACATTGTAC harbors:
- a CDS encoding carboxylate-amine ligase, which codes for MSEKKLFTLGIEEEFQIVDPETRELRSHINQILEQGKRVLLEQVKPEMHQSVVEVGTNICENITAARKEVIQLRSTLAQLAKESGLRIAAAGTHPFSHWSKQKITEHPRYKTIVDDMQDVARANLIFGLHVHVGLPNREIAINIMNAARYFLPHLLAFSTNSPFWLGRNTGFKSYRTKIFERFPRTGIPDHFVSLSEYDNYISWLIKLNCIDNPKKIWWDVRIHPFFDTIEYRVFDLPMRVDETIALAATAQAITAKLYKLIKANLGFRLYRRILLNENKWRAARYGIQGKLIDLGKQEEVDAKLLMMELIEFVDDVVDELDCRNDVNYLMNIAAMGTGADRQLDVWNKTQDVKKVVDYIISETHIGLQ